One part of the Larimichthys crocea isolate SSNF chromosome XIX, L_crocea_2.0, whole genome shotgun sequence genome encodes these proteins:
- the txndc16 gene encoding thioredoxin domain-containing protein 16 isoform X1: MIARAQRGMSSMMWTCFAVFLLWMRSGGCTEKANTSDLIEYTAADFIDKLQSGKTMFVYFQHQVTPTISLFLAELEMSADALQDYGVMVGKVNCNKEQVQPYCTGERALHTAFLFRAGKEFSGFDLDTVFDVNSIVAEVLFAILREEIRYVHTDADLLAMEKAARGKKDIVLGYVRSLGTQEHRSMMATAYVYGSKYQFILITGGPVLEHLGVDERSVSSQVWFLHCRVRSVFTTQTSSERCHLTRMRKPLTTLNLHSFLQLMEAPLVSEVYDDPSSVQAPHFPYQQTPQVFLFSRPATEHLDRDTATTLAWRLRGLALLMLVHRQSPAVKTPDEYNVAYRLPEKSLELKYLTLHDLDEVLELFTYQEKEEEEEKYDAYDEENDAIFELLDDEIALSVYENRGNMLDMDLITQLTSENFHAAVAQSSLTVVLFYLKWDAVSEAVLGSFIEVAEKLADEQESKADVDSTVQMCAVNCVEWTDLCAAQSGGSLPIPFQPITAFPSVLLLRPQESAQHYKGMLGTQALHRFILMSRPASPALLSTQEEVTSFLQEVPLPGYKPDRVLGVFETQTHTGVSPFTEAAKSLRGEVLTGLLTDGLAEKWAAEHTVDLPAVFVFPSWRTHPATLSVSTSAEGLLTQINAALLHPLPELTVENLPSFLSLGKALLILFVGEEEDEIGQRQNQALVEEMRGLVESGGWRMEPYLACWIHLGRTPAGMSVLGLYLNSMPPLPALVLTHLPSGDEIYQYPQNTPIVASSVLQWLQRIEDSTETPAGTLGENSWPPAVDFYDFLKIMDTQEADSHTPEEEEEEEEVDEEEANVEEDLVVEEETDSTSSSPAPDNNPNTHSEL, from the exons AGAGCACAGCGGGGCATGTCCTCCATGATGTGGACGTGCTTCGCTGTTTTCCTGCTGTGGATGAGGTCTGGAGGATGCACAGAGAAGGCCAACACGTCAGACCTGATTGAATACACAGCTGCAGACTTCATTGACAAGCTGCAGTCTGGGAAGACCATGTTCGTCTATTTCCAGCATCAGG TCACTCcaaccatctctctcttcttggcGGAGTTGGAAATGTCTGCGGACGCTCTGCAGGATTATGGGGTTATGGTTGGCAAG gtCAACTGCAATAAAGAGCAGGTTCAGCCGTACTGCACAGGAGAACGGGCGCTGCACACAGCTTTTCTGTTCAG gGCTGGTAAAGAGTTCTCTGGTTTTGATCTGGACACCGTGTTTGATGTCAACTCTATCGTCGCTGAAGTCCTGTT TGCCATTCTGCGCGAAGAGATCAGGTACGTCCACACAGACGCCGACCTCCTGGCCATGGAGAAGGCAGCCAGGGGGAAGAAGGACATTGTGTTGGGTTACGTCCGCAGTCTGGGAACACAAG AGCACAGATCGATGATGGCGACGGCTTACGTGTACGGATCCAAATACCAATTCATCCTCATAACTGGAGGCCCAGTTTTGGAGCACTTAGG tgtCGATGAGCGGTCCGTCTCGTCTCAAGTGTGGTTCCTCCACTGTAGAGTCCGAAGTGTGTTCACGACCCAGACCAGCTCTGAGCGCTGCCATCTGACTCGTATGAGGAAACCCCTGACCACCCTCAACCTGCACTCCTTCCTGCAGCTCATGGAGGCTCCACTTGTG TCTGAAGTATATGACGACCCCTCCTCAGTCCAGGCCCCCCACTTCCCCTACCAGCAGACCCCTCAGGTCTTCCTGTTCTCTCGCCCCGCAACTGAGCACCTGGACCGGGACACTGCCACCACTCTGGCCTGGAGGCTTCGCGGCCTCGCCCTGCTGATGCTCGTACACAG acagagtCCTGCAGTGAAAACGCCTGATGAATATAATGTGGCGTACAGGCTGCCTGAGAAG AGCTTAGAGTTGAAGTATTTGACCTTGCACGACCTTGATGAGGTGTTGGAACTCTTCACATAtcaagagaaagaggaggaggaggagaagtatGATGCGTACGATGAGGAGAATGATGCCATATTTG AATTGCTGGACGATGAAATTGCGCTGTCCGTCTATGAAAACAGAGGCAACATGCTGGACATGGACTTAATTACCCAACTAACCTCTGAGAACTTCCACGCCGCAGTAGCTCAAAGCAGCCTGACAGTGGTGCTCTTCTACCTCAAAT gGGATGCTGTTTCAGAGGCCGTCCTCGGTTCCTTCATCGAAGTTGCAGAGAAACTTGCAGATGAACAGGAGAGCAAAGCAGATGTTG ATTCCACGGTCCAGATGTGCGCCGTCAACTGCGTGGAGTGGACTGACCTCTGTGCCGCTCAGTCAGGCGGCTCCCTCCCGATCCCATTCCAGCCAATCACGGCCTTCCCCAGCGTCTTGCTGCTCCGCCCTCAGGAGTCGGCCCAACACTACAAAGGAATGCTGGGTACTCAGGCGCTGCATCGCTTCATCCTGAT GAGCCGCCCAGCTTCTCCTGCGCTGCTGTCCACCcaagaggaagtgacatcattcCTTCAGGAAGTGCCTCTCCCAGGCTATAAGCCTGACAGAGTACTGGGAGTGtttgagacacaaacacacacag GTGTGTCACCGTTTACTGAAGCGGCAAAGTCACTGAGAGGAGAGGTGCTGACTGGACTGCTGACAGACGGGCTGGCAGAGAAATG GGCGGCAGAGCACACTGTGGATCTTCCCgccgtgtttgtgtttccatctTGGAGGACTCATCCGGCCACGCTGTCTGTGTCCACCTCTGCTGAAGGCCTGCTCACGCAAATCAACGCCGCGCTGCTGCACCCACTG CCTGAGCTGACGGTGGAGAACCTGCCGTCCTTCCTCTCCCTGGGTAAAGCCCTCCTGATCCTCTTTGTGGgcgaagaggaggatgagatcGGGCAAAGGCAGAACCAGGCTCTggtggaggagatgagaggattgGTAGAGTCTGGAGGGTGGAGGATGGAGCCATACCTGGCCTGCTGGATCCACCT TGGTCGCACTCCAGCTGGTATGTCTGTCCTGGGGTTATACCTGAACTCGATGCCTCCACTCCCTGCTCTGGTCCTCACCCATTTGCCCTCTGGGGATGAAATCTACCAATATCCCCAAAACACCCCCATAGTGGCCTCCTCTGTGCTCCAGTGGCTGCAGAGGATCGAGGACAGCACTGAGACACCAGCAG ggacGTTGGGTGAGAACAGCTGGCCTCCTGCTGTCGATTTTTATGACTTCCTGAAAATCATGGACACGCAGGAAGCCGACTCGCACACccctgaagaggaagaggaagaggaagaggtggacgAGGAAGAGGCAAACGTGGAAGAAGATCTGGTTGTAGAAGAAGAGACAGATTCCACCTCCAGCTCTCCAGCTCCTGACAATAACCCTAACACTCACTCTGAACTATAA
- the txndc16 gene encoding thioredoxin domain-containing protein 16 isoform X2, whose amino-acid sequence MSSMMWTCFAVFLLWMRSGGCTEKANTSDLIEYTAADFIDKLQSGKTMFVYFQHQVTPTISLFLAELEMSADALQDYGVMVGKVNCNKEQVQPYCTGERALHTAFLFRAGKEFSGFDLDTVFDVNSIVAEVLFAILREEIRYVHTDADLLAMEKAARGKKDIVLGYVRSLGTQEHRSMMATAYVYGSKYQFILITGGPVLEHLGVDERSVSSQVWFLHCRVRSVFTTQTSSERCHLTRMRKPLTTLNLHSFLQLMEAPLVSEVYDDPSSVQAPHFPYQQTPQVFLFSRPATEHLDRDTATTLAWRLRGLALLMLVHRQSPAVKTPDEYNVAYRLPEKSLELKYLTLHDLDEVLELFTYQEKEEEEEKYDAYDEENDAIFELLDDEIALSVYENRGNMLDMDLITQLTSENFHAAVAQSSLTVVLFYLKWDAVSEAVLGSFIEVAEKLADEQESKADVDSTVQMCAVNCVEWTDLCAAQSGGSLPIPFQPITAFPSVLLLRPQESAQHYKGMLGTQALHRFILMSRPASPALLSTQEEVTSFLQEVPLPGYKPDRVLGVFETQTHTGVSPFTEAAKSLRGEVLTGLLTDGLAEKWAAEHTVDLPAVFVFPSWRTHPATLSVSTSAEGLLTQINAALLHPLPELTVENLPSFLSLGKALLILFVGEEEDEIGQRQNQALVEEMRGLVESGGWRMEPYLACWIHLGRTPAGMSVLGLYLNSMPPLPALVLTHLPSGDEIYQYPQNTPIVASSVLQWLQRIEDSTETPAGTLGENSWPPAVDFYDFLKIMDTQEADSHTPEEEEEEEEVDEEEANVEEDLVVEEETDSTSSSPAPDNNPNTHSEL is encoded by the exons ATGTCCTCCATGATGTGGACGTGCTTCGCTGTTTTCCTGCTGTGGATGAGGTCTGGAGGATGCACAGAGAAGGCCAACACGTCAGACCTGATTGAATACACAGCTGCAGACTTCATTGACAAGCTGCAGTCTGGGAAGACCATGTTCGTCTATTTCCAGCATCAGG TCACTCcaaccatctctctcttcttggcGGAGTTGGAAATGTCTGCGGACGCTCTGCAGGATTATGGGGTTATGGTTGGCAAG gtCAACTGCAATAAAGAGCAGGTTCAGCCGTACTGCACAGGAGAACGGGCGCTGCACACAGCTTTTCTGTTCAG gGCTGGTAAAGAGTTCTCTGGTTTTGATCTGGACACCGTGTTTGATGTCAACTCTATCGTCGCTGAAGTCCTGTT TGCCATTCTGCGCGAAGAGATCAGGTACGTCCACACAGACGCCGACCTCCTGGCCATGGAGAAGGCAGCCAGGGGGAAGAAGGACATTGTGTTGGGTTACGTCCGCAGTCTGGGAACACAAG AGCACAGATCGATGATGGCGACGGCTTACGTGTACGGATCCAAATACCAATTCATCCTCATAACTGGAGGCCCAGTTTTGGAGCACTTAGG tgtCGATGAGCGGTCCGTCTCGTCTCAAGTGTGGTTCCTCCACTGTAGAGTCCGAAGTGTGTTCACGACCCAGACCAGCTCTGAGCGCTGCCATCTGACTCGTATGAGGAAACCCCTGACCACCCTCAACCTGCACTCCTTCCTGCAGCTCATGGAGGCTCCACTTGTG TCTGAAGTATATGACGACCCCTCCTCAGTCCAGGCCCCCCACTTCCCCTACCAGCAGACCCCTCAGGTCTTCCTGTTCTCTCGCCCCGCAACTGAGCACCTGGACCGGGACACTGCCACCACTCTGGCCTGGAGGCTTCGCGGCCTCGCCCTGCTGATGCTCGTACACAG acagagtCCTGCAGTGAAAACGCCTGATGAATATAATGTGGCGTACAGGCTGCCTGAGAAG AGCTTAGAGTTGAAGTATTTGACCTTGCACGACCTTGATGAGGTGTTGGAACTCTTCACATAtcaagagaaagaggaggaggaggagaagtatGATGCGTACGATGAGGAGAATGATGCCATATTTG AATTGCTGGACGATGAAATTGCGCTGTCCGTCTATGAAAACAGAGGCAACATGCTGGACATGGACTTAATTACCCAACTAACCTCTGAGAACTTCCACGCCGCAGTAGCTCAAAGCAGCCTGACAGTGGTGCTCTTCTACCTCAAAT gGGATGCTGTTTCAGAGGCCGTCCTCGGTTCCTTCATCGAAGTTGCAGAGAAACTTGCAGATGAACAGGAGAGCAAAGCAGATGTTG ATTCCACGGTCCAGATGTGCGCCGTCAACTGCGTGGAGTGGACTGACCTCTGTGCCGCTCAGTCAGGCGGCTCCCTCCCGATCCCATTCCAGCCAATCACGGCCTTCCCCAGCGTCTTGCTGCTCCGCCCTCAGGAGTCGGCCCAACACTACAAAGGAATGCTGGGTACTCAGGCGCTGCATCGCTTCATCCTGAT GAGCCGCCCAGCTTCTCCTGCGCTGCTGTCCACCcaagaggaagtgacatcattcCTTCAGGAAGTGCCTCTCCCAGGCTATAAGCCTGACAGAGTACTGGGAGTGtttgagacacaaacacacacag GTGTGTCACCGTTTACTGAAGCGGCAAAGTCACTGAGAGGAGAGGTGCTGACTGGACTGCTGACAGACGGGCTGGCAGAGAAATG GGCGGCAGAGCACACTGTGGATCTTCCCgccgtgtttgtgtttccatctTGGAGGACTCATCCGGCCACGCTGTCTGTGTCCACCTCTGCTGAAGGCCTGCTCACGCAAATCAACGCCGCGCTGCTGCACCCACTG CCTGAGCTGACGGTGGAGAACCTGCCGTCCTTCCTCTCCCTGGGTAAAGCCCTCCTGATCCTCTTTGTGGgcgaagaggaggatgagatcGGGCAAAGGCAGAACCAGGCTCTggtggaggagatgagaggattgGTAGAGTCTGGAGGGTGGAGGATGGAGCCATACCTGGCCTGCTGGATCCACCT TGGTCGCACTCCAGCTGGTATGTCTGTCCTGGGGTTATACCTGAACTCGATGCCTCCACTCCCTGCTCTGGTCCTCACCCATTTGCCCTCTGGGGATGAAATCTACCAATATCCCCAAAACACCCCCATAGTGGCCTCCTCTGTGCTCCAGTGGCTGCAGAGGATCGAGGACAGCACTGAGACACCAGCAG ggacGTTGGGTGAGAACAGCTGGCCTCCTGCTGTCGATTTTTATGACTTCCTGAAAATCATGGACACGCAGGAAGCCGACTCGCACACccctgaagaggaagaggaagaggaagaggtggacgAGGAAGAGGCAAACGTGGAAGAAGATCTGGTTGTAGAAGAAGAGACAGATTCCACCTCCAGCTCTCCAGCTCCTGACAATAACCCTAACACTCACTCTGAACTATAA